CTGGTCATGGGAATAGCCCTGATGATCCCCGGTGCGATAGATTCCTTCCATCCGAGTATCATGGCTTTTTTTAAATATACAGTATTTACCAGTCATGATCGATCGGCTCACCAGTGAGTTATACAGTGGGTAACTCATGCCTTGCTGCAATCCTGTTTCATCACCTTCAATAGAGTCAACGATAAAGTATTCCGGAGTATTCTCAGGATGAAGCACCAATACGGCCCGATCAAAATGAAGAAAATATTTACCGAAGCGGGAGATCTCATACAGGAAGTCGGTTTTGGTAGCTGCAATATTCAGATGAGTATTGACTTCGAGCATTACAGACAGGTGATCACTTCTTTCCTTGTATTCCTCCAAGAGTTTCGAAGTAATAGAATTCAGACCAATACTTTCGGCGACTTTGTCAAATTGAGCAAGATTGAGATCCTCACGTGTAAGATTGGGAGGAATAATAGTCAGTAGAAACCCGGCTAAACCATCTTGACCACCGATAGGTGATATGAGCGAGTATTCAGATAATTTACCTGGATCCTGGGAAAAAATGGCAGCATTAGCCTGATTCAGAATAAACATGCTGGAGAATGCTGTCTGAGTTTGTAATTCCTCGATAGCGGGAACTTCTGCAAGGATGATATCAAATACATGATTGCGGTTGGTTGGGAGATCCTGGAGCACAAAGACTCCAGCCGGATCAAGAATATAGAGATATACATGGAGCTCAGGATATGTGGAAAGCAGTATCCCAATGAGATTATTGATCTGACTTCTAAAAAATGGCTTTGTTTCC
This genomic interval from Candidatus Neomarinimicrobiota bacterium contains the following:
- a CDS encoding GGDEF domain-containing protein, producing the protein MALTDIDLANLETKPFFRSQINNLIGILLSTYPELHVYLYILDPAGVFVLQDLPTNRNHVFDIILAEVPAIEELQTQTAFSSMFILNQANAAIFSQDPGKLSEYSLISPIGGQDGLAGFLLTIIPPNLTREDLNLAQFDKVAESIGLNSITSKLLEEYKERSDHLSVMLEVNTHLNIAATKTDFLYEISRFGKYFLHFDRAVLVLHPENTPEYFIVDSIEGDETGLQQGMSYPLYNSLVSRSIMTGKYCIFKKSHDTRMEGIYRTGDHQGYSHDQVLVFPLAKVKNGPGALILESFTEYPVKQTEIGIFEMISQSLGAALTRFSLYERLNNYATIDTLTHLYNLRALKQRFQEELARAGRYQNSLVVLFLDLDKFKLVNDTHGHLMGDFVLRETSQIIRDSIRTSDIPGRYGGEEFVIIMVNSDAAACLASARRLCAAIRDHQFEMNEITIENKVSIGLSEFPRDGKAMQDLIQSADAAMYTAKRRGGDQVVKFEKGMVPKSKA